Proteins encoded in a region of the Montipora foliosa isolate CH-2021 unplaced genomic scaffold, ASM3666993v2 scaffold_448, whole genome shotgun sequence genome:
- the LOC137989235 gene encoding uncharacterized protein gives MLCVLLANDHKKGELKGRPIHAATDTPATRLSTFLVRSLNNILAHVPAHLKNTQEFIDFISSLDDIKGFCSRDVCNLYGSIPLEDLEDGTPGIFTVIRDFFSTYKSATVLEHLSDDDFVSLLCLCITSDVVLIEGTSHSQNSGLAMSNNLAPTLAIIYINNLDLEIQSSFNNSVHLKRYFDDMFIAWTKDNLTPDEMVTTANSVNTAFKFTVEIPEDNCLPFLDTIVTLHTHNGRFSTKLYMKPIHSQCITPWDSHGPISQKRGILIGEIRRAMSRSTDPRSQQNSLRLITMLYTKNGYPRSFIKSTIKRTLRKCKSQPSEQEQRLIYMKMPFINDDIKRQTQAVSRWTGQDNIRVHYINGSSSSRIFTPSKEKQCCPDPCATCGSSTRSNQCLTKNCVYKIKCSHCDTVYIGETSRTVGSRIKEHIRMVKQTVYSHLINHNIRFQKMPMFPDDVIYVWQIGIVNFHKWEKPLGGPCFLFE, from the coding sequence ATGCTCTGTGTATTGCTTGCTAATGATCACAAAAAGGGTGAGCTGAAAGGCCGCCCAATTCACGCGGCGACAGACACACCAGCCACTCGACTATCAACATTCTTGGTTAGGTCATTAAACAACATCCTTGCACATGTACCAGCACATCTAAAGAATACACAGGAATTCATTGATTTTATCTCAAGCTTGGATGACATCAAAGGGTTCTGCAGTCGAGATGTTTGTAATTTATATGGTTCCATCCCCCTTGAAGACCTTGAGGATGGTACCCCTGGTATATTCACTGTAATAAGAGATTTCTTCTCTACGTACAAATCAGCCACCGTCCTAGAACATCTCAGTGACGATGATTTTGTGTCCTTACTATGCCTTTGCATCACCAGTGACGTGGTCCTGATTGAAGGGACCAGCCACTCACAGAATTCTGGTTTGGCCATGAGCAATAATCTTGCACCCACACTGGCTATCATTTACATCAACAACCTGGACCTTGAAATTCAATCTTCATTCAACAATTCTGTGCATCTTAAACGATACTTTGACGACATGTTTATAGCCTGGACTAAGGATAACTTAACACCTGACGAAATGGTTACTACTGCCAACAGTGTCAACACTGCTTTTAAGTTTACAGTTGAGATACCGGAAGATAACTGCCTCCCTTTCCTCGACACAATAGTTACCCTTCATACACACAATGGCCGATTTTCCACGAAACTATACATGAAACCAATCCACAGCCAGTGTATCACGCCCTGGGATAGTCATGGCCCGATCTCACAGAAGAGAGGGATCCTCATCGGAGAGATAAGGCGCGCAATGTCGCGTTCCACTGACCctagatcacaacaaaattcgcttagatTAATCACAATGCTatacaccaagaatggttaccccagatcgtttataaaatcaacaataaaGCGCACTTtaagaaaatgcaagtcacaaccATCCGAACAAGAACAAAGACTAATCTACATgaagatgccatttatcaacgacGATAtcaagaggcaaacacaagcCGTTTCAAGATGGACAGGTCaagataacatcagagtacactatattaatggctcctcatcatcacGAATATTCACGCcttccaaagaaaaacaatgctgcccagatccctgtgctacttgcggctcttcaacaagatctaaccaatgcctaacaaaaaactgtgtatacaaaatcaaatgctcgcactgcgacacggtttatatcggtGAAACAAGTAGAACTGttggatccagaataaaagaacatatcagaatggtgaaacagacggtttactCACATTTGATCAATCACAACATTAGATTCCAAAAGATGCCGATGTTTCCTGATGATGTAATTTATGTTTGGCAGATTGGGATTGTAAACTTTCACAAATGGGAAAAGCCTCTTGGAGGTCCTTGCTTTCTGTTTGAGTAA